The Psychroflexus sp. ALD_RP9 region CCAGATAAATCTTCGCATTTAACTCAATTGCTTCAATTCTGGCACAACGGAATATTTAATTCAAGCTTAATTGAGTTTGCCTACCAAATGATGCTCATTTTAGTATTGGGGCATGTTTTAGTTTTGAGTGAACCAATGCAAAAATTATTTAAGCAATTACTCAAATTAGTAAAACACCAAAACTCAGCTATTATAGTCATTAGTGTATTTACAATGTTGGCAGGATTTTTAAATTGGGGCTTAGGTTTAGTTTTTGGTGCAATCTTAGCTCGAAAAATTGGCGAGCATGCTTATCTTAATCATATTAAAATTAATTACCCATTAATTTGCGCTTTAGGTTATAGCGGAATGTTGATTTGGCATGGCGGGATAAGCGGATCAGCGACTATTAAAGTAGCTGAAAAAGGTCATCTAGCTTCTTTAGTACCTGAGTTTTCTGAAATTTTACCAACATTTATTTCAACTGCTGTAACAACATTTAGTTGGCAAAACTTGACCTTGTTTGTACTTATCTTGCTGTTAATTCCAAGTATTTTTATAGCCATTAGTTCCATAACTATCAAGACTTTTCCTGAATATAAATCTGTCTTATCTCAAAAATTCACATCAGATTCAAGCATAGCAAACTCACATTTCTTAGACCAATCTTCTTGGTTATCTAAAGGAATTGCTTTGCTAATTCTGATTGCAGTTGGCGTTAATTATAGCGCACAGATACTACAATTTCAGTTAACACCTAATCTGTTAAATTTTAGTATGTTAGGTTTAGGCTTACTTCTACATAAAAACTTAAATGCCTATTCTAAAGCGCTTCAGCAGGCTATTCTTGGTGCAGGAGGAATTCTAATTCAGTTTCCACTATATTTCGGAATTATGGGATTAATGCGAGATTCTGGGTTGATAGCAAGTTTAAGCGCAACTATTGCTCAATTTGCATCAGCTGAAATTTTACCTGTGTTTACTTTTATTAGTGCGGCAATAGTAAACGTTTTTGTGCCAAGTGGTGGTGGGCAATGGGCAATTCAAGGGCCTATAATTATCAATTCGGCTCAAGCATTAAATGTTGATTTACGTACATTAATTATGAGTTTAGCTTATGGCGACCAGGTCACTAATATGTTACAACCGTTTTGGGCGCTACCTTTATTGGCAATCACCAAAGTTAAAGCTCAACATTTATTAAGTTACACCTTGATAATGATGTTAGTGGCAAGTCTTATTTTTATTAGCGGACTTTTAATTTTATATTAATGTATTTACTTGATGAGCATGTATGGTTTCCAAGCCCTAAATTAGCTAATAAAGACGGGTTGTTAGCCGTTGGTGGCGACTTGTCTGCTAAGCGTTTATTGTTAGCTTATCAAAGTGGTATTTTTCCATGGTTTTCAGAAGGTGAGCCACTATTGTGGTGGAGTCCTAATCCACGCATGGTGTTATTTCCCGAAAATTTACACATTTCAAAATCAATGAAGCAATTGTTGAAACAGAACAAATTTAATGTTACTTACAATCAAGATTTTAAGTCTGTAATTTTAGCATGTGCTGAACAGCCTAGGCGTGGACAAGAAGGTACCTGGATTACTTCTGAAATGATAGATGCTTATTTGAATTTACATGATTTAGGTCACGCCATTTCAGTTGAAGTTTACAGTGATTATACTTTGGTAGGCGGTTTATATGGAATTTATTTAAAAGAAAAAGAGATATTTTGTGGTGAAAGTATGTTTACACGCCAAAGCAATGCTTCTAAATATGGCTTTATTCGCTTAGTTCAACAACTTGCTAAAGAAGGTGTGAAGTTAATCGATTGCCAAATGTATACTGCTCATTTAGCCTCATTAGGCGCTGAGGAAATTTCACGAGAAACCTTTTTAAGATATTTGAATTTTAATTAAAGGTAAAGAGTTACAAAAAACTGTATGGATAAATATTTAAGTTTTTTAAAGCGGCACAAAAAAATGATATTACTCTCATTACTTTGTGCTGCAATTTCAGTTTTATCGGGTGCTTTGGGCTGGACTATACAATTTATAGTTGTTGGTTTAGTTCACTATTCTACTGCTCTCTTATTCTTTAATCCTAAGAAAGCTAAATTCAAGCTATTTTTAATTGCTGTTCCATTTACTTTAATTTACATATCAGCTTTTTTAAGTGCTAAAGAATTTAGGGACACGATGCATATATTTCCAATACTAATAATACCTCTTTTCAGTATAGCATTTGCATTGATTTTAAATAAAAGGTATTATTTCGTGTTAGCCTTAGCTTATTTGATACTAA contains the following coding sequences:
- a CDS encoding TIGR00366 family protein; translated protein: MNFHHTLNKFLRQFLPSPLAIAIILTFLSFVLAFLFTPSPDKSSHLTQLLQFWHNGIFNSSLIEFAYQMMLILVLGHVLVLSEPMQKLFKQLLKLVKHQNSAIIVISVFTMLAGFLNWGLGLVFGAILARKIGEHAYLNHIKINYPLICALGYSGMLIWHGGISGSATIKVAEKGHLASLVPEFSEILPTFISTAVTTFSWQNLTLFVLILLLIPSIFIAISSITIKTFPEYKSVLSQKFTSDSSIANSHFLDQSSWLSKGIALLILIAVGVNYSAQILQFQLTPNLLNFSMLGLGLLLHKNLNAYSKALQQAILGAGGILIQFPLYFGIMGLMRDSGLIASLSATIAQFASAEILPVFTFISAAIVNVFVPSGGGQWAIQGPIIINSAQALNVDLRTLIMSLAYGDQVTNMLQPFWALPLLAITKVKAQHLLSYTLIMMLVASLIFISGLLILY
- the aat gene encoding leucyl/phenylalanyl-tRNA--protein transferase encodes the protein MYLLDEHVWFPSPKLANKDGLLAVGGDLSAKRLLLAYQSGIFPWFSEGEPLLWWSPNPRMVLFPENLHISKSMKQLLKQNKFNVTYNQDFKSVILACAEQPRRGQEGTWITSEMIDAYLNLHDLGHAISVEVYSDYTLVGGLYGIYLKEKEIFCGESMFTRQSNASKYGFIRLVQQLAKEGVKLIDCQMYTAHLASLGAEEISRETFLRYLNFN